TGGGCTGGGAAACAACATCGTCTTTAAAATATCTGCCCACCTATAACTTTCCCAGGAGTTACATCATGGCAGAGGGACCCTAGGGGGAATAATCAGAGGTTggggaagtactcagatgttgtacttaagtaaaagtagaagtaccagactgtaggaatactctgttataagtaaaagtctagcaatcaaaatgttacttaaattTAACTATGTATTAGCAtccaaatatacttaaagtaccaaaagttaaTAGCatcatatgttttgattataattattgatgcattaaagttacatcaaagctggtaaaggtggagctagcTTTGTATCTGGCTTCTGAATTTACTTCAGGAGTAACTTATtttgaatcagaaacaggtttattgacAAGTAGGTTCACACATACGAGACAATTGCGCACATAAACAAAGTTAAATAACGTAAAttgtaagaaaatataaatataatgaataatacaattaaaataaggTGCAGTGTTGTTATGAAAAACATTGtctatatttcacattattaatccaaatcaaGTAGCTTGGAGTAAGAGTACAAAGCAGCAGATAATTGAAATactaagtaaagtacaagttccTCAAActgttacttgagtaaatctacttagtgACTCATCTCCACTGGAAAAAGTGTTAGtgaagacccccccccccccccggcccccGCCCTGTGGCACGATTCAGTGGGGTGCGTCTTCCTCGTTTGAGGGTTGACACAAGGTCATCCTTCATAGCCTCTGCTCTAACGGGGCCAAACCAAGTCAAATAAACACCGGCAGGCCACAACCACCTACAATGTGTTCTTAAAGATACAAAGGAGACCTCACCGCGTGGTTCAGAGGCGGGGACGGTTACGGTTGGAGGCCGGCGGCTGGTAGGAGCTGAAGGCTGGTATATAGGGCAGCGAGAAGTTACATGAGAATGCCAACATAATGGGTGGGCTGGAAGCTAAACAAATAGCCCGTTGGAAAACCCTCGCAAATATGCAACACCAGCAAGAACCCAATAAATAACAGGGGCCAACTGTTGCTGCAGAAAAATGAATTGTACCACTGTGATGCAGTTTATTTCTGGGGgtttttaaaggaaacaacATTGGTTTTTACTTAAAGGACACATTTTCCCATGTTTCTCCCTGGAAAATAGCAACTTTTCAACTTATTGTTTCCAACTTTATATCCTGCCATAGACGTATTTGAGTGTCTTATATGTCCTTATCTTATTGTAGCTAAtctcatctccctctgcctGATACTTGTAACTTTCCTACATCCTGATTTGTTCACTTAAGCCAGGAAATTGGTGTGAGACACCCGCGGCGCACACTAATTGATGCATTGATCAGCCTTTAGATGTCCACATTCCTGGCATACCTCCGGAAGTCATCCATTTAGCGTTTCACACATTTTGCTCTGTCTCACTGTCTGAAGCTTGACCCGGCAGGGCACACCTGTCTGTCGAAAGCTTTCTACCTTTGCCATCATTTATTTGCCGTGCATATTGCCTGTGCTGACAAGAAATCTGCACACATCTCACATTTCTGCAGGTTGACTCCAAACCTTTTTATGCATTTTCATCTTAATAAAGTAATGCATGAGTGTAATAGAATATGCAACTTGCTTAAATATCATAAAAAGTCATTTACCTTGACGCTTCCACCGACCTCTTCGCTGTTGGACATGGTAGCGTTGTAGGtctctgtgtgttgtggtgtgCCCTCCTTTggcctttttctctccttcttggCATCCACCCCATTCAGAAGAACACACTGAGTCCAAAACACTGCAGCCACCACGGCCAGAGGCCCAGCCCCACACCACATCTTCACACTATCTATCAAATCAGCACCGGAATTCCTGCAGAAACCAGCCTGGATCTCCTGCAAAGGGACACGCTGAGGATGCCCACAAGGCTCACAAACTCAGAGGAGACTGTAGGAATGCAGCTTCAGGGACTCCCTGTCCAAAAGACTGTCAGACTGACTGCTGCCGCCGCCGCTATCCCTCTTGATGAGCGCTCAGCCAGCGTTGCAGGGGCACTGTGTTATAACTCTAGCCAGAAAGCCAGGAGGCTTACTCAACTATGAAATGTGTCAAGCAGAATGGTCCAAGGGAATGACAGATCGGCGCAGATCTGACAGCAAATAAACCCATTAGTGAGATTTTTCACGCTTTCTGCTCTGTTGGGGGGTGAGGTGtagatggagggagggaaggagggatggagggagtgGGGGGGTACAGGGGGCaaaagaagaggcagagaggaggggttGTCCAAAAGCTGGCGGGTGGGCTGGAGATGGATGGTAATATTCCCCCCTTGTCCTGCTGTTTCTCACACTGAGCGGTGGATCCAGTCTCCAGTAAAGTTGTGTGGAAAAGCTTCATAAAAAGTTGGGAATTTTTTTTCCAGAACATGCAGATGAGTTTCCAAAAACCATGCACCCTGCGGGAGGGATGCAGAGTGAAAGAAAAACCCAAGAGGAGATTGATAAGGTCAGGTTTGGATCTTCTTCTTTACTCCCAAATCTTTACAGGTAGTTCTTCTACCTCTGTCTGATAATTCTCAGGTGTCCCGTGCTAAatctcccacaatgcatcaaGTCCAGAGCCATGTGCAGTAGCTCTCTGTTTCCTAGTCCCTCTGGTCTCAGTTGCTCCTTTGCTCCGACTGAGCTTACAGGAGGGCTCACAGTGGAGTTTTATCATCACCCTTTCTCCCTCCCgcttctctttctcccccttctcCCACTCCCTCTCCCTATTGGCAACCTCACTGGCTTATTCAGCTCTGCTTTATCTCATAGATGAAATGTTCACGATGAAGAGGTTCTTTGGCAgacaagttgtgtgtgtgtaaaagttgtGTATCTGCCTGAGAGTGTCTGTCATTTGGGCTTCATATTTACCAAAGTCCTGTGTTTACATCCAGGCAAGAAAtagaaatgcacttttttatgaCCTCGAGACATTATCTTGTGAAATCTGCTGCTTGAAACCCTGCCAAAGAATCCTGATCCTGCCAAATACAACAgtgtaaacatgttttgttcagtgtTGATGTTCAGCAAAATGTCTCAATTTCTAAATACTCCattaggaagaaaaaaaaagatttgaggTAAGTACTAATATTTGAAGCATTGTCAATTGGAGGTTATAAGTAAATAATACATGACTCATGTGGACAAATTACTGGTCTGGGTGTTCCTGCAATCAGCTCATTTGTCCAAAAGGAATTCAGCCCTCTCATACTCTTGTtagaataaataacatgttagCTACCAGGGgtttttcttcttccacttCACATCTTGCATATTTAGACTGCTTTTTCCTCCACTtgatattattacattttaacacagCGCCACCCAGAGGCAGCAGCCTTCAGTGCAGACAAATAAACAGCACCTTCCCAGTATGGCACGTCAGTCTAAACGCGAAGCAGGCAAGACAGTCAAGTGTACCAGAGAACAACAGAACAATACCGGAAGTTATGAATATttgtcttcaaaataaaatacattcagatgATCTGttagaattttaaaaagttCTGTAATGTTTCCAGCTATtgcctgttttcttttacagctCATGTGTTGTGCACATAGTTTACACCATTGGCactaatacatttgttttgaattacTTTCACCTTTATTTGTTCCATTTCTTTTTAGCTATTTACACGATGTATCCAAGCGTTTACTTTGTTAAGCATTTAACTATAACTGTAAGGCCTACCTATATTGTCAACATGTAGGCTTTTTATTACCTTAACATCTATTTTAAACATGTGTCCATTTGTTTTAGCAGATTGACCTTTAGACAAAGCTAACCATCTGTTTATTCATTCGATTAagcctagcattagcttttCCAACCAGGTATCAATTGCATTAGGCGAAACATTTCAAACTTCTGTTTTCAGCAGGTCACCTTTCAGTCTAATAGGTTTGCCGTTGTTTCACCAATTATCCATTAGCCAACATTTAGCTAACTATGCCAACCATTCACTTTGGCTAACAATTTCAACAATTAATCTCTAACTTTACTGTTAAATATGCTTTAAACTTACCATTTCAACATTTATCTTTGCAAACGTGAGCTTTGTGGCACATTCTGAGCCTCTCCAAAACGTACAACGTGGCTACACAACGTCTTGACTACATTAGTGAgcactggttttatttttgaaagtgcCACCCGGAAGTGATACATGTAAATGTCGTCACTTTACCAAAAACAAATATAGCTACGTTAGCATCTAGCCAGGAACCAGTTCAGCTGACAGCTTGTGTGAGTTAATGCCAACTGGAACATCACAgaggacttgttttttttacagcccACCCTGCGTTCCTTCATTGGATTATTTAGTCCCGACCCACATTTAGGTGTGGGAGTGTTGTGGGGGGAGAGCCACGTGTACAGGAACTATTTGACAGCTGACTGGAAATTGCAGGTCTGTATGACTGGGGAAGTTCAGCTAATATTAGCTAGCTAGCCATCTCTCAACACCGATAAGTCCTTTTTAACTTTCACCTCAGTGTCGTTTTTGGGTCTTCCTTCTCGACAGGTTGGTCGAAACGTCTCTCTGTTTTTATGCTATTTACATATTCCAGGTAGTGTTGCCCTATCTTGTTTTGTTAGCTTGTGTTAGCATATTTAGCTTAGATTCACCTGCGCTACAAAATAATTCGTATGACGTCACGAAGCTAACTGTTGTTTGCGTTGATGAGCATTTAATTGACTCTTGAGCACGTGACCAGCTGCTGGTGTATAATGATTTAAGGTTATATGAAAAGAAATACCGTGAAATAAAGAAGTCAAGGTTTGACAGCCAAATTGTGTTGCGTTCAAAGTACACGTCAGATTTCCGTTCACAACATAAAAGGGAAGCGTTCATGTTTGGTGTTTAGCTATCAAAGTGTTTACAGTGATGGAGAAAGTATTCAAACtctttatttgagtaaaaatactcaatttcaAGTGAAAGTACTGCATTAAGAAGGGTACTTGAGTACAAATATTGTAAGTACGattaagaaaatgtactttaagtgaTAGGGGTAAAAGTACCTGtgtatgtttaaatattataaaatattttaaagcaaaagcaacaaatcttcacatttaagaagtaaGTAATGTGTGTCAAAATCTGCATTTATAAAGTAACCATTAAATACACTTGTAAAGTAAATGAACCTGAGTAAAAGGTTCAGAATtggctttcaaaatgtattaaagtagaagtagtagtaagTAACTCAAATgtatacttgagtaaatgtacttttttactttcCACCATTGGTTATTTATGTTGTTATGCTACAAGGCGGCCTCATCATACCAGCATACTTTTAGTTAAGGGGTTGAAATGAAGTATTCTAACATGTACTGGACTATTTTCACAGCATGgtatgagtacttttacttaatttaagGACAACAAAACTTCTTCCATCACACTTTCCCAGTCCTCCAGATAAATAAGCATAGAATGAGGTTGAGTGAACGGGATTTTCCAGTGGGCGTGATGCAATTCGGGAAAATCCCATGTGAGGAAAGCAACAACAAAGTTTGTTCAGGGTGTGTGATGAATCTCTATCTAGGTTTTATCATAACAGACTTTGATATACAGTGTATGGTTAAGATTTGCATTTTCTCTTGAACATAAGCCCCAACACAATGAAGCAGAACAGTTTGCTTCAAAGGAGGGAAGCAAGCGTTGGTATCACATTCCCCTCTTCTAGTTCAAGGCTTTATTTACTGACTTGGCTCACATAACTAGAAACCTTTTCCCATCTACAGGTAACTATGGCTGTTTGGAGGAAACTGTGGTGCAGAAACCTGCTGTCGGTGTCCCTGCTGTTCTGCATCCTGCTCCACACCATAGATGTTCACGCGCGGCCGGCCAACATGTCGGCGGCTAAAGAAAAATCTCCCGTGCCTAAGGACGACAATGAGATTCTTCCCCCGGACCACCTGAACGGGGTGAAGATGGAGTTGGACGGCCACCTCAACAAGGACTTCCACCAGGAGGTTTTCCTGGGAAAAGAGATCGAGGAATTCGAGGAGGACTCAGAGCcgaggaggaacaggaagaagCTGATTGAGATTTTCACAAAGTAAGACATTCTTTTACAGTCAGGACATACAGCATTCCTGGATGTGTGTCAGAGCACGGAAGAGAAGGGAGTATCGTGAAACCTGAACATAACTTACAAGTGAATACAAAGTTTCATTTTTGATCAAGAATGTACttcagctgaaaaaaaaacaagctttgcaAACATTTAGTTTAGTCTTACAAGGCAGGGTGCTGTTGTTTCAGCCAACATGAGTGAAAAGCCTctctatatttctttttaatatagtgcggctaaaccaaaaacaaataaagacaaactcAATATACAAACGATTACTGGGTCACCAGGTAGGGAATCTTACGCAGTGATACCTCCAATGTCAAGGCAAGAATATAGTGCAGCTTATTCTGTTTCACACGATCGTTAtggtaaaaacaacatgtgCGTTTCTGTTGCTCAATTACCCCTTCAACGTCTACAAATATATGCCTACATTcccaaagctgccttcaaaccCTTTTACAATTGAACTGAACTAATGATCAAATACTATATgcaaacagcaataaaaaactaaactcTGAAGGATTACAAATCAATAAACAGCTTCAACATAATGCTTTGCTACGATTTGAAAAGCtttccctcccccttcctccttcTGCCCTTTATTTTGCCTTAAATggtaaagaaatgtttaaaagtgttaGTGCCGGACCCGTTCAAGAAAAGCAGAAGAAGGACACAAGTCAGTAAACCATATCTGTCTTTACAGCTGACAAATAAGTTAAAGCTAcagttcttgtttttattctgtcttCACAGAGTTGATTTCAACAAGGACAGGAGCGTAAGCGCCAAAGAGATGCAGCGCTGGATCATGGAGAAGACGGAGGAGCACTTCCAGGAGGCCATGGTGGAGAACAAGAACAGTTTCCGTGCCGTGGACCCCGATGCTGACGGTGAGAGAGAAAAATCCCATCCTCTTATCATTCAAAGCACGCTGACTGTTATCAAGTCAGGAAATCAGGCTTCCCCAAATGAACGATTCAAATGAGTCAAAATCCCATTCATGCTTTGTCTTTAGGTCATGTGACTTGGGACGAATACAGAGTGAAATTCCTGGCCAGCAAAGGTTTCAACGAGAAGGAAATGGCCGAGAAAGTGAAGAATAATGAAGATCTGAAACTGGATGAGGAAAGTAAGTATAACATTTTATGAAATGCTTTTTCTTCAAGAATATCTGAGAATATGTGCTGCAGATCTCCAGGTGACAGTCCAAGTAAGATGCGCGTTCTTGCCGTTGCAGCTCAGGAGGTTTTGGAGAGCCTGAAGGACCGCTGGTTTCAGGCGGACAACAACCCCAACGACCAGCTGCTGAACGAGCAGGAGTTCCTGTCCTTCCTCCATCCTGAGCACAGCAAGGGCATGCTGCAATACATGGTCAAGGAGATTGTGCGCGACCTAGGTACGTTTCTACTTATTGCCATTTGTAGACGGTGGAAAACAAACTGAAGGGGCCCCATTATGCTTCTGAGGGGtattccatttcctgttttgtaggttttgtgcatgtaaatggtgtgcagaGTCTAAAATTCCAAAAGCTagcagtctgggctctggtttcagacagagggtgagaaaaataaagacctttttgaacattaaagctaaCGTGTCGCAGGAGAGACAGTAATCATGTAAATAATGTCTCCTTTAAGGGTGACATGGGGAAGTTGTTGACTCATTCACACATCAGGGCTACAGTATACagctttattcaaatgtgtatttattctgtttaaaCATGGTTCATCAGAGTTGCAGAAACAGATTAGGCTTCACCAAAGTAATTAGTATTATCCTATGTAAAGAATTGAACTCCTGTTAGACCCTGGTTGTCTGAGCGATGTTGCTGAGCAGTACTGATCGTCTTCACTGATGGCAGTAACTGTAATTAAACAAGCTGTTCTACAAGACAACCACCCAGTTCTATGGTCCACTggtaatataaaaacattagaTGCCTTCTGTGTTTACATGCAGGGTAGTTTCATATCCTCATAAGGTGACCTGTTCTGGGTCAATGCAGTTTGTGTTACACGGTTGAACATACTCGCGGAGCACAGGAGGGAAAGCAGATCAAAGTTGTTCGTCTGGTTTTTAACACAGAACTTGAATATGTAGCTTCCTTTTCATGGTTTGGTCATGCTTtctgcacaacaaaaacacgCCATACTATTACGACGTGGCAATTTGGCCTCAGAAAGGACAGTAAAGAAGTTAAAGAGCGGCAACTAATGAAATTGTTCCATTGACATTTCATCTGTGGAACAATTTCATCGGTtgataaaacatacaaatgtcCGTTAGGAGTTCCCAGAGTTTAAGGGGACATGATAAACGACTTGTTTTAAACACAAAGCCTACATGTTTTCTATCACATAAAACAAAGAAGATCAAAAATGTCTTCACATTTAGAGgctgaaacacattttcctcttcTAAATGCACTAACCCCATTATCAGAGTTAGTGCTGATGACATTTATGTTGATTTGCTTTCATTCATAGAAAAACAGCCCATTATTTGAGCATTTCCATTAAAACATGGTGATAAGTAGTAGTAGATACGTCACTATCTGCAGATATGTTTGTATTCTGAATATAATCGTGGATTTGGATAAGCTGTGTAGAGAGGTAACACAATTAAATGTCCATTGTGTTCTTGCTTGCAGACCAGGACGGTGATAAGAAGCTGACTCTCTCCGAGTTCATCTCCCTACCTGTGGGCACCGTGGAGAACCAGCAGGCGCAGGACATCGATGACGACTGGGTgcgagagaggaagaaggagttCGAGGACGTCATCGACTCAGACCGGGACGGCATCGTGACCATGGCCGAACTGGAGGTGAGTGATGGAAAAAAGCAAAAGGTCTTAAACTGAAATGATGGCTCGCTGGAATTAAGGATgtgaaatttgaaaaacaaagtctGATATTTGAGGAAAGAAGTGATTAATTAATgacttttttccttctcttctccgGTGCAGGAGTACATGGACCCGATGAACGAGCACAACGCCCTGAACGAGGCCAAGCAGATGATTGCCGTCGCAGATGAAAATCAGAATCACAATTTGGAGCTGGAAGAGATTCTCAAGTACAGCGAATACTTCACGGGCAGCAAGCTCATGGATTACGCCAGAAATGTTCACGAGGAGTTTTAGAGACGATAGATCCCCTCTCTAACTGCTTCAGAGACACGCCGGATGGGAGGCAAACTAATGATGGGATGTTTGAGTGTGCAATTTTGTGTTGAAAGCCCCTTTTTAGACtccaatagagtggtgcaagGATGATGGATTTTTGTACGctgacctggaagttagcatcgtaAGGGCTCCCTCTACAAAATTGCAGTTTGAATATTGTCTAAAATGAGATCTTTGCCATACACACGGTAATGATACTTGCACTTTctgttcagcagaataatcttCACGTATTAACAACACTTGATTTTTTAAACGCTAACGTTAGGctacaaacaaactacatcacgaTAGCATCACCACCGCCGTGCTAACCGTGGCTAAATCTCAGTGTGATGACATCTAGCTACTTGTAAGCAAGTTTGTATGCTTATTTTctttaaccacagaccttatttctgACTAAAATCACTTTAGAAAGAACACTGACGAGGGATCCAGAAGGGGTGAAATGCGAACTTTTTTCCAGGCTTtagaactcattcctgcaccgctctatgaaaacatccatccatcatccctGGACTGCCAGCCAGTGAAGTCAATAAGGTCTGTGAGACATTATTCTTTGAAAGGTTCAGCCctgaatcaaaatgtgtttgtgtgatattGTGAAATGTGTGCATATGAGAAATGTTAACCCTCACTAGACGCTTCCATTCCTGATGCAGTGGGGAGAAATCGCAGCGAGGCCATGTTACCATTTATTCTGCAGGATCTGccctttcctttttgtttccgTTTTGTTTTTGCTAGCCAGTCTGTACACAGTGTAAATACTTAATTGTCGCGTAGCAACGCCTCTGTCACAGAGACACGCTGAGAGAATATATTATGAACGCTGCTAAGAGGACACACCCTATAGAGATGCTAAAATAAAAGAtgccccaaaaaaaaaggtctttccTAAGAAAAGGTGACCTGTTTGCAACTCTGCTCGTTCCCATTGTAGATAATATCCGTCCTACTTATAAACAGGGTAACAGTACAGATGTATAGcttttaaaagttataaaagccTCAGTGATGTACAGGGATCCTGCTCAGCACACGTCACAGTTTGTTTTCAGAGTAATATATGAGAACAGTGTGCCTTTTCCCCCAGCAGACATTTTGGCTTAAAAcaactcacctgtgtgtgtgtgtgataggtCAAAATGTCCCCTGTGTGTAAAGGCCtattgttttgttcttcattCAAAAGCTATCTTAATTCATGCTTGTGTTCAGATGTAGATGAAGaggaatgtatttatttggatAGCTACATCTACATTTTGGTCTCGTGTTGGTTTGCAAAGAATGGTAGCTGACTCTCCATCATATTTTACCTGTTAAATAAGATTTGAAGTCTTTTGGTTGATTCACGAGTTTCAAAATGCATGGACGACAACAACGTTATCGCATTTCTAATCAATTCTGCTCGGATCCCGCGGTCCTCGGCCTGTTTGGATTGTAACATAAGATTTGTGATAACAAAATGGGACACagctttataaaaaatgtattgcaatTACTGGTAAACAATAAATAGTTCTTATTAATTAAACAGCTCCTGGTGTTTGTTTCATGCTTTAGCTATTTGTTGTTATGGCTGGAAATAAGGATCACTTTCATACAGTTTCACATCTGTAGTTACTGATGTGAAAGTTCAAggtttggcttttattttgaaatcggTTTGTGGGCGCGGCCATACCAACTTGCCACGTCCAAGCCAAACCCCCTTGTCAAAACCCTATTTTCCAATCGCTGTGCAATCTTTCATGAGTTTTCAAACATCTTAGGCCCCTCAGAAAAGCCCCCAAACGCTCAAAGAATTAGAATAACATTACCAACTGTTTCTCCCCATTTCTGTTGGTGCTCAGGCCGATATCACATAAAACAACTATGTATTGTGAATACTAAACTACATACACATATGTAATCAAGTACAAAACCTAACTTgaatccttttttgtttttacctctGACTTCTTTCAAAATTAcgactctttttttttttaattgaacttttttcaaaatattgatgttttttcttattcagattttttctcagaattgaGAGTTTAGTCTCAAAATTACATCAGACGGTCCTCCACCCCATTATTGTTGGTGCTAGGCCCATATCAAATAATCCAAATACTAAACTACATACACATATGTAGTTTAGTACAATGTTTAACTCAAATCATTTTTTCCCCGAATTACTCGTCACATGTATACACTACACATCATATATGTAATATAGCACAGCAGCGGTTTGCCATGTCTTTCTTTCAAGAACAGCAAACAAGTTTTCTCCAAATCTTTTCTTAAATCCAGATTATCTTTTGATCCcaaatttttattttattttattttgacttttcttctttttattcagttttatttaaattctgacttttttgtcgaattcagacttttttatttagaattctgtcatttttaggattatgagttttattttctaaaattcagactttttttcagaattctgactttttttttattcagttttttggggattctgactttaatctcagaactcaacatttgtttttattttggtcagatctccataataaaaataagaccGGCCTTAATCTTCTTTCGTAGGAGATGGACCTTTAGTAATCCCCCcgaaggggaaattcagtttccactgtttttttttacacacgcGCACACGGTTGCACATTCACATACAAACCACACAGTGATGTAGTGATGCAAGGATAGGACAGGACTTTTATACTCGATTGGATTCTGTATTTCGTTAGGATGTACACCAGTTTGAAAACCCTCAGTTTAATCATCAATGAGCCCAAATTCTGTTTTGAGAAGCTTTTATTGCGTATATACGGGTTAAGGTCCATTGTGAGTTTTTTGTAGTGTAGCACTCACAACACAGCAAAAGCCACCATTCCACCAAACCGATGAGTTGTTTACAAGCAGTTTGACATTGAACATCAATTTGTATTTCTAtaaatcctcttttttttccacagttttGAACGCATTAGCTCTGATGTGATAGTGTGAT
The Eleginops maclovinus isolate JMC-PN-2008 ecotype Puerto Natales chromosome 1, JC_Emac_rtc_rv5, whole genome shotgun sequence genome window above contains:
- the sdf4 gene encoding 45 kDa calcium-binding protein, whose amino-acid sequence is MAVWRKLWCRNLLSVSLLFCILLHTIDVHARPANMSAAKEKSPVPKDDNEILPPDHLNGVKMELDGHLNKDFHQEVFLGKEIEEFEEDSEPRRNRKKLIEIFTKVDFNKDRSVSAKEMQRWIMEKTEEHFQEAMVENKNSFRAVDPDADGHVTWDEYRVKFLASKGFNEKEMAEKVKNNEDLKLDEETQEVLESLKDRWFQADNNPNDQLLNEQEFLSFLHPEHSKGMLQYMVKEIVRDLDQDGDKKLTLSEFISLPVGTVENQQAQDIDDDWVRERKKEFEDVIDSDRDGIVTMAELEEYMDPMNEHNALNEAKQMIAVADENQNHNLELEEILKYSEYFTGSKLMDYARNVHEEF